One genomic segment of Sanyastnella coralliicola includes these proteins:
- a CDS encoding ATP-binding cassette domain-containing protein, whose amino-acid sequence MSAGILRALMQLFAIIARESGSDKTQKSGRDIVAIFLRQQLNKELVNRYLDMYDSFIEELNTRKSGKKERSQKRLAVSSVKVLRICTRINEELAQKEKYFVLIRLMEFIVAFEDTTEQEWEFIHTVADTFNIDKEVYGGIRELISLEEGETKDLENFLYIVPKVEVEMEHARSIQSSALNGMLIFFRLEKENMFFLRYFGTDDLLLNGQVLSAGNSHVFNQGASVRGSKISPIYYSDVIHRFMDTSDSSKIVFRVENVSYYFKRGNKQALHQLNIIEENGSLIGIMGGSGSGKSTLLNVMNGNYTPTYGQVTINGIDIHHSGDQLEGVIGYVAQDDLLIEELSVFQNLFYNAKLCFADKTDDEISALVDQTLQQLGLYEARELKVGSPLDKTISGGQRKRLNIALELIREPSVLFVDEPTSGLSSRDSENIMDLLKELTLRGKLIFVVIHQPSSDIFKMFDKLFLLDQGGYPIYYGNPVESIIYFKRLVNHVNLNESECPVCGNVNPEQLFNIIESKVVDEYGNLTEHRKITPREWNNFFNVIIGNHLRTKKESFEAPDTAFRIPGLIRQLGVFLKRDVLSKLSNKQYMLINMLEAPMLALLLSFFLKFYQSDRSEEASYLFRESENIPQFLFISVIVALFLGLTVSAEEIIRDQKILKREKFLNLSRGSYLMAKIGVMFVISAIQTLMFILVGNTVLEIKGMYLAFWAILFSTSCFANILGLNISASFNSAKVIYIIIPILIIPQLLFSGVIVKFDKLYPAFASQSGVPWIGNIMASRWAYEAMTVYQYKNNAYDDQFYAFDTKIKTYGWKRDFWVKEMRSIVSDVRKQLQGEKDATNLDVNLRILYNEFSKEIVDVKGFEFDYFAALESGKPSVADLDSMLVEIDRLNEYYRANCRLNTRSKDKLNNNLTSTTEKRDAMFAMMNDHHNDQLEEFVTNANDVKRLVTYNEEIVQKTDPIYLVPHHKGFFGAHFYAPSKSFFGTQITTFSGNLIVIWGMTFILAVMLWFDGLRFFVESLGHFFGVLGQKIAGLRSK is encoded by the coding sequence ATGAGCGCAGGGATTCTCCGTGCCTTAATGCAGCTTTTTGCCATAATCGCCCGTGAAAGCGGTAGCGATAAAACGCAAAAAAGCGGACGAGATATCGTCGCTATATTCCTTCGGCAGCAGCTGAATAAGGAGTTGGTGAACCGCTATCTTGATATGTATGACAGCTTCATTGAAGAGCTGAACACTCGTAAATCTGGCAAGAAAGAACGTAGCCAGAAACGATTGGCAGTAAGCTCAGTGAAGGTGCTTCGTATCTGTACTCGTATTAATGAAGAATTAGCACAGAAGGAGAAGTACTTCGTACTGATCCGGTTGATGGAATTCATTGTAGCGTTTGAAGACACTACAGAACAAGAGTGGGAATTCATTCATACTGTTGCCGATACCTTCAACATTGACAAAGAAGTATATGGTGGAATTCGAGAACTGATTAGCCTCGAAGAAGGTGAAACCAAAGACCTCGAAAACTTCCTCTATATCGTACCTAAGGTCGAAGTGGAAATGGAACATGCCCGTTCCATCCAGTCATCGGCTTTGAATGGAATGTTGATCTTCTTCCGCCTGGAAAAAGAGAACATGTTCTTCCTTCGCTATTTCGGTACTGACGACCTCCTTTTGAACGGACAGGTCTTAAGTGCTGGAAATAGCCACGTTTTCAACCAAGGAGCTTCGGTCAGAGGTTCTAAGATTTCTCCGATCTACTACAGCGACGTTATCCATCGTTTCATGGATACATCGGATAGTTCGAAGATTGTTTTCCGTGTTGAGAACGTTTCATACTACTTCAAGCGGGGGAATAAACAAGCCCTGCACCAACTGAACATCATTGAAGAGAACGGATCCCTCATTGGAATTATGGGAGGATCTGGGTCTGGTAAATCGACCTTGCTCAATGTGATGAATGGAAACTACACGCCAACCTACGGCCAAGTAACCATTAACGGGATCGACATTCACCATTCCGGAGATCAGTTGGAAGGAGTGATTGGTTATGTAGCCCAAGATGACCTCTTGATTGAGGAGCTCTCGGTGTTCCAAAACCTCTTTTACAATGCCAAACTTTGTTTCGCTGATAAAACCGACGATGAGATTTCAGCTTTGGTGGATCAGACTCTACAGCAACTTGGGCTTTACGAAGCACGAGAACTAAAAGTAGGTTCTCCACTGGATAAGACGATTTCCGGAGGACAGCGCAAACGATTGAATATTGCACTAGAGCTTATTCGTGAGCCAAGTGTCTTATTCGTTGATGAGCCAACCAGTGGTCTTTCTTCCCGCGATAGCGAGAATATCATGGACCTCTTGAAAGAGTTGACCTTGAGAGGTAAGCTCATCTTCGTGGTCATCCACCAACCTTCGTCTGACATTTTCAAGATGTTCGACAAGCTGTTCTTGCTAGATCAGGGTGGATACCCAATCTATTATGGTAACCCAGTTGAGAGTATTATTTACTTCAAACGCCTGGTGAACCATGTCAACTTGAACGAAAGTGAATGTCCGGTTTGTGGTAACGTAAATCCGGAACAGCTCTTTAATATCATTGAATCGAAGGTCGTTGATGAATACGGTAATCTAACCGAGCACCGAAAGATCACGCCACGAGAGTGGAACAACTTCTTCAATGTGATTATTGGGAATCACTTGAGGACGAAGAAGGAATCATTTGAAGCTCCGGATACCGCCTTCAGAATTCCGGGCTTGATCAGACAGCTAGGTGTATTCCTGAAGCGTGACGTTTTGAGCAAGTTGAGCAACAAGCAGTACATGCTGATCAACATGCTTGAAGCCCCGATGCTTGCTTTGTTGTTGAGTTTCTTCTTGAAGTTCTATCAAAGCGATCGTTCTGAAGAGGCGAGCTACCTATTCCGCGAGAGCGAAAACATACCGCAATTCCTATTCATTAGTGTTATTGTGGCGCTATTCTTAGGACTCACGGTAAGTGCCGAAGAGATTATTCGAGATCAGAAAATACTTAAGCGCGAGAAGTTCTTGAACCTGAGTCGAGGTAGCTATTTAATGGCTAAAATCGGCGTGATGTTCGTGATCTCAGCCATTCAGACCTTGATGTTCATTTTGGTCGGGAATACGGTACTCGAGATCAAAGGAATGTACCTCGCGTTCTGGGCAATTCTGTTCAGTACAAGCTGTTTCGCGAATATTCTCGGATTGAATATCTCCGCAAGTTTCAACAGTGCGAAGGTAATCTACATCATCATTCCAATCTTGATTATTCCTCAACTGCTCTTCAGTGGAGTGATTGTGAAGTTTGATAAGCTGTACCCAGCATTTGCATCGCAATCTGGAGTGCCATGGATTGGAAACATTATGGCCTCGCGTTGGGCTTATGAGGCGATGACGGTGTATCAGTACAAGAACAACGCCTATGACGATCAGTTCTACGCTTTTGATACCAAGATCAAGACCTATGGCTGGAAACGAGATTTCTGGGTAAAGGAAATGCGCTCCATCGTTTCTGATGTGCGCAAGCAGTTGCAAGGGGAGAAGGACGCGACGAATCTAGACGTGAACCTAAGAATCCTTTACAATGAGTTCTCCAAAGAGATCGTTGATGTCAAAGGCTTTGAGTTTGACTACTTCGCTGCACTAGAGAGTGGAAAGCCGTCAGTAGCCGACCTTGATAGTATGCTGGTGGAGATTGACCGATTGAATGAATACTATCGTGCTAATTGTCGTTTGAACACCCGTTCGAAAGACAAATTGAATAACAACTTGACCTCAACGACAGAGAAGAGGGACGCGATGTTTGCGATGATGAATGATCATCACAACGATCAGCTAGAAGAGTTTGTGACCAATGCGAACGATGTGAAACGTTTGGTTACCTACAATGAGGAGATTGTTCAAAAGACAGATCCTATCTATCTCGTTCCACATCACAAAGGATTCTTTGGGGCTCATTTCTATGCACCGTCGAAGAGCTTCTTCGGAACTCAAATCACCACATTTAGTGGCAACTTGATTGTGATCTGGGGAATGACCTTCATCCTAGCTGTCATGCTATGGTTTGACGGACTGCGATTCTTCGTAGAATCTTTAGGACATTTCTTTGGCGTGCTAGGCCAAAAGATCGCGGGTCTGCGATCAAAATAA
- a CDS encoding DNA-3-methyladenine glycosylase family protein: MEISSIKNHLKSADSKLASIIHDDELSWPIYSSPFESLSKAIVGQQLSVKAADTIYKRFSELLELQLTPESLDKVTDDELRGIGLSRQKTSYMRDLARYFSDPAKNDPSLWNGSDEEIIKELTSIKGLGVWTVQMFLMFDLRRLDILPLDDLGIKMGMCKLYDLDPKERGVKKKLEVVAEPWRPYRSVACRYIWRYQNNS, encoded by the coding sequence ATGGAAATCTCATCGATCAAAAACCATCTAAAATCCGCAGATAGCAAGCTTGCCAGCATCATTCATGACGATGAATTGTCATGGCCGATTTACAGTAGCCCGTTCGAATCATTGAGTAAAGCTATTGTCGGACAACAGCTTTCGGTAAAGGCTGCTGATACGATCTATAAGCGCTTCAGTGAACTCTTAGAACTTCAGCTAACGCCGGAATCCCTAGACAAAGTGACAGACGACGAACTGAGAGGCATTGGCCTAAGCCGCCAGAAAACGAGTTACATGCGCGATTTGGCTCGCTATTTCTCTGATCCGGCAAAGAATGACCCAAGTTTATGGAACGGTTCAGATGAAGAAATCATCAAAGAACTCACGTCCATCAAAGGACTCGGCGTATGGACGGTTCAGATGTTCTTGATGTTTGATTTGCGTAGACTCGACATCCTTCCACTCGATGACCTGGGCATTAAAATGGGCATGTGCAAGCTGTACGATCTGGACCCTAAAGAACGTGGAGTCAAGAAGAAGCTTGAAGTCGTAGCTGAGCCTTGGCGTCCTTATCGAAGTGTAGCCTGTAGATACATCTGGCGCTATCAGAACAACTCATAA
- a CDS encoding sigma-70 family RNA polymerase sigma factor produces MRQLKITKQVTNRETASLDKYLQEIGRVDLITAEEEVELARRIKQGDQLALEKLTKANLRFVVSVSKQYQNQGLSLPDLINEGNLGLIKAAQRFDETRGFKFISYAVWWIRQSILQALAEQSRIVRLPLNKIGSINKINKAFAKLEQEYERPPTAAELAEVLEMTLDEVKQSLKNAGRHVSMDAPLKDGDDSSSTMYDVLQTGDTPSPDTDLMNESLRKEIERSLRTLTTREADVIRLYFGLNGEHPMTLEEIGERFDLTRERVRQIKEKAIRRLKHTSRSKILKSYLG; encoded by the coding sequence ATGAGACAGTTAAAAATAACCAAGCAGGTTACGAACAGAGAGACGGCCTCTCTAGATAAGTATTTGCAGGAAATCGGAAGGGTAGACCTTATCACTGCTGAGGAAGAAGTGGAGCTAGCGCGCCGCATCAAGCAGGGAGATCAGCTCGCCCTTGAAAAGCTTACAAAAGCAAACTTGAGGTTCGTAGTATCTGTTTCAAAGCAATATCAGAATCAGGGGCTTTCGCTTCCTGACCTGATCAATGAAGGTAACCTTGGCCTTATTAAGGCCGCTCAACGTTTTGATGAAACCCGAGGTTTCAAATTCATTTCGTATGCAGTTTGGTGGATCCGTCAGTCGATTCTGCAAGCACTAGCTGAGCAGTCTCGTATTGTACGTCTTCCATTGAACAAGATCGGTTCGATCAACAAAATCAATAAAGCGTTCGCGAAACTCGAACAAGAGTACGAACGTCCTCCAACCGCGGCTGAGCTAGCGGAAGTTCTTGAAATGACACTAGACGAAGTGAAGCAGTCATTGAAGAATGCAGGACGCCACGTATCGATGGATGCGCCATTGAAAGACGGAGACGATTCTTCAAGTACGATGTATGACGTTCTTCAAACAGGAGATACGCCATCACCAGATACAGACTTGATGAATGAATCACTTCGTAAGGAGATCGAACGTTCACTACGTACACTAACCACTCGTGAGGCAGATGTAATTCGCCTTTACTTTGGTTTGAATGGTGAACACCCGATGACTCTTGAAGAGATCGGAGAACGTTTTGACCTGACACGTGAACGCGTACGTCAGATAAAAGAGAAAGCGATCAGACGATTAAAGCATACATCGAGAAGTAAGATCCTGAAATCTTACCTCGGATAA